Genomic DNA from Deltaproteobacteria bacterium:
TGGCCGACAGGGCGTAGAAGGCGTAGTACAGGGCCCGGTGATCCAGGGGCAGGGACTCCTTGATGCAGGCCCGGACACTGACGGGCCGGTTGCGGAGATTGATGGCCACCCGATTGGCGATGTGTTCGACGAGTCTTTCCAAGGCTTTCATGGCGTCCTCCAAAAAAATGTTTTTGTTGAAAAAAGCGGCCGCCCGGGGGACGTCAAAGGGGCGGCCGCTTGCCGGTTTACGGGGTGGGCAGGGTGACGGGCATTCCCAGGAGCGGCCAGATGACCAGGACGGCCAGGCCGACCACGACCATGAGCATGACGCTGGCCGGGACGCCGTAGCCGAAGAATTCGCCAGGGCTGAATTGGCCCGAGTCGTAGGCGATGGCGTTGGGGGCCGCGCCGACCAGGAGCAGGAAGGGCATGCCGGCCGTGACCAGGGCGGCATAGAGGATGACGTCCGGGGCCACGCCCAGGTAGGGGGCCACGACCAGGGCCACGGGCACGGATATGGCGATGGCGGCCACGTTCATGATGAAGTTGGTCATGATCATGACAAAGAAGGCGATGCCCATGACAAAAACGAACCAGTGGGCCTTCAAGAAGAGGCCCAGCCAGTTGATGGCCAGCCATTCGGCGGCTCCGGTCTGCCAGAGGCAGAAGCCGATGCTCATGGCCCCGCCGAAGAGGAGGATGATGTTCCAGGGGATCTCTTCCAGGTCCCTGATGGAAAGGATCTTGAAGACGAAGAAGGATACGCTGGAGAGGAGGATGAGGCCGGTCTTGTCGATGGCGCCCAGGGCCGGGATAAAGGACCTGAGGCCCATGACCAGGATGACCAGACCGACGATGAGCGCGGCCAGGATCTCGTTGCGGCTCATGGGGCCCATCTGTTCGTTGAGTTCCCGGGCCTTTTCCCTGAGGCCGGGGATGGTGTCCTTTTCGGGCTTGCAGAAGATCATGAAAAAGCCCCAGAGGAGAAAGACCATGAGCCAACCGATGGGGGCCATGTAGTAGGTGAGCTGGAAGAAGGAGACGTCCTTGCCGGCGATCTCATTGAAGAAGCCGATGGCCACGGGGGCCCGGGCCGCGCCGAGGAGGGT
This window encodes:
- a CDS encoding SLC13/DASS family transporter; translation: MVAAKANTFDWKRNLFLFLGLALFAIVYMSPAWPDAIDPAGKRFILSPEAKGALAVFLLAGTWWVFEVVPIGITSIMIGILQALFLIRPANVAFKDFMDPSVMFIFASIMIGLVFTKTGLTKRLAYKMLMVVGEKTSRIYLGVFVVTALLTHIMAHTAVAATIYPLLLAIYSLYGEGTNKTKFGKGLFMGMAYVAGAGSIITLLGAARAPVAIGFFNEIAGKDVSFFQLTYYMAPIGWLMVFLLWGFFMIFCKPEKDTIPGLREKARELNEQMGPMSRNEILAALIVGLVILVMGLRSFIPALGAIDKTGLILLSSVSFFVFKILSIRDLEEIPWNIILLFGGAMSIGFCLWQTGAAEWLAINWLGLFLKAHWFVFVMGIAFFVMIMTNFIMNVAAIAISVPVALVVAPYLGVAPDVILYAALVTAGMPFLLLVGAAPNAIAYDSGQFSPGEFFGYGVPASVMLMVVVGLAVLVIWPLLGMPVTLPTP